AACAATAGTGAGTAAAAGCAATCAAAAGACACAATCATATGCATCCATTCGAAACGATTATTCAATTAAGCGCTAAGGTCATAACCACTTATTGTCATATTACATGATACAGATAAAGTACAAGGAACAGCTCTATCCACTTATGTGTATAATTATAAGAGCCTCAAAACCTAGTACTACAAAATAGAGATGACAGTGACACACCTAGTTCATCAACTGCAGTTGAATAAGATGCAGAAAAAGAGTTCATGGTGACAATAAGTAAGATAGCAGCCATGGAGGGGGTTAAAGCTTAGATCTTACCATTCAGCTTGTTGTGGAGAACATCCATCACAGAAGCAAAGTCAGCCTTCACATTGATCGGTGGATTAGCGTACTGGCACAGCATGTCCTTGATGTTCCTGTCATGGTAGTCTATCTTCGATTGTGTGAACTTCAACCCGTGCGCTGTACTAACAACCACTGTGCGGTCATTAGGCCCGATTATGCGCTGGTCTCGAAGCTTGAACAAAGCAGCAAGTGCAACCCCAGTGTGTGGGCAGGCAAACATTCCGGTGCGATCAGCTAGTGACATTGCATCCATGAGTTCCTCCTCAGTAGCTTCCTCAACAATACCATCAGTTGCCTTCAGTGCGACCACTGCACGGTCGACAGATACTGGATCACCAATCTGTATGGCAGATGCAAATGTAGTGTCAGCTACAAGTGGCTGGAAATCAGTCCACCCTGACTTGTAGAACCGATACAGCGGATTCGCATTTGCAGCTTGTGCACATACAAGACGGGGCACACGATCAACAAGCCCAAGAACACGGCACATCTCAAACCCCTTGTAGAAGGCATATATATTCCCAAGATTGCCTCCTGGAACAATGACCCAATCCGGCACCTGCCAATCAAACTGCTGCAATATCTCGATGGCTGCCGTCTTCTGGCCCTCGAGCCGAAGGGAGTTCAGTGAGTTGGCAAGGTAAATTGGTAATTCTGCAGTCACCTCCCTGATGAGCCGCATACATCCGTCGAAGTCTGTGTCCAGTGAGAGCACGGTGGCGCCGTTGGCGATTGGCTGGATGAGCTGCTGCAGAGAGATGCGGTCGGCGGGGAGGAACACGATGGCGGGGATACCTGCAGCGGCGCAATAggcggagagcgcggcggagGTGTCCCCCGTGGACGCGCACCCGACGCCGTTGATGGGGCGAGAgagcggcgcacggcggagGCGGTTCACCTGACTGACGAGCACCGTCATGCCGAGGTCCTTGAACGAGCCCGTGTGCGAGATGCCGCAGTGCTTAACCCAGAGGTCGGTCATCCCGCCGAGGTGTTCGCGGCCGAGCCGCTCCGCCCAGAAGAGGTTGGAGTTTCCCTCGAAGAGGGAGACGATGTGGTCGGAGTCGATCTCAGGAAGCACGAACTCCTTCTTGGACCAGACCCCGGAGCCGTAGGGCCAGGCGGTGCGGCCGACGCGGGAGTCGAAGAGGTCGCGCCAGTAGGAGCCTGGGAAGCGCGCGAGCGCCTCCATGTCGTGGCAGACGTCGAGGAGGCCGCCGGAGCTCGAGCGGTAGACGACCTCGTCGAGCGAGTAGCGCTCGTCGGGGCTGTCGTCGGGCGTCGGGGGGAATGGGACGTACCACGCCGAGAAGTCGTGCCCGGGGCCGCGGAGGCGGGCGGCCTCCTCCCGGATGTTCTCCTccgcggggcggcggtgctTCGTGGCCGTCGTGgaagcggcgccggcgtcggagGCGCATCGCGCGCGGTGCGCCGCGGCGCGCAGCGGACGGCGTAGGTGCGACCCGCCGGTGGAGGGCCTGGGTCTGGACGAGCGGTGGGAGTGTGGGTGGgcgaagaggagagagagggatgatgcggcggcggcggcgggggtcgCCATGGCGAAGGCGAGGGAGGTGcttggcggcgcggcgcgggggcggaggaggagggatggGGAGTAATTAGGGGGGAGATGGGTGACGTGGATGGCGAGGTTTTAGGCTTTAGGGGGAGGAGGATTCGATTGATCTGGACGTTAATTGGGCGCGCAGCGGTTAGGAGTCTGACAGTGGGGTCAGTAtatttgctctttttttaCTCTCTCCGTGAGTCTAAATCCAAATACAGTGGTAAGAGTAGTCAAGCTAGATTTGTCTTGTTActaatgtataaaaaaaatactagagacaaaacaaattacaaatatacagCCATCGTATTCTCTGCAAGCGCTGATGTACTTTTAGGCAAAATTGATTGTGAAGCATTCGAAGATCATGATTTGATTTCTTTCACAAGGCATGATAGAAACACAGGTGGAACAATATtctcatatattttaagattagCAAAATCACCCCATACGCCTGTATTGTCGACGAatctccataaaaaaaattagcctaactgaaaaaataataagagcACTCACGTTAAGTCTAAACCTAGTCCTAGTGGATAGGATTATCACAGGAAGTCTAACCAACTAAGCAAGGTTTAGTTTgcatgatttgattttttttatagcagGATAAAATTCAGTACCCTTTTATAAGTATTTTGTAAGGTTCAATTTTCATCTAACTTTTATGAGTATTCTGGAAGAGCCTACACTATATTCCGAAAGATCTAGTCCAAAGTTCCAATTGCGTATCACTGAAATTTGTTCTGAAATATCCACCAACTGAGCTACctaaaaaaagggaaatatCCACTAAGCTGTGCGCTATCCTCCTTTATTGGGCACGACGGCGAAATACCATCGCATATTTAGAACGTGGAAAATCGAGATCGAGGGCACAGCACCATGCAAATTGATTTTGGACGGATGGTACGGGCTGGAGGAAGCGTCGGGGGACCCAGAGCCACTGCTACCACATGAAAGTTCATTCTATCTACTATTCCCTTCTCTTTGTGAAATGTAATCATttctaaactttaaattttatacaaaacataaatatttctagtgcTATTCACAATAATACTTTCTCATCAGTCGCTTTGTACtaaaaattctttttattttattttcatatatcttTCAAACCCattctgttttttcatttattaagaGTGCTAagtaatatagaaatatttatattttcagaCAAACGGCAGTACGAAATTGGAAGCGATTCTGCACACCAAACACAACCGCGAAAGCGGCCGGCGGATCCGCAGCCGGGGCGCCACCTGCATCCGCAGCATATTCCAGCGGTCCAGCCGGGTATGCatacaacaaaatatcttGTGTCATTGCTATGGGTAGTGAGCTCACGGCGTGCAGCTGCCTTGCTCTTACAAGAGGAAAATGCACCCCGTATTGCTCTATTCAGTGTGTGCAGGTCACAACGTATTCAAAGGCGTGAATACTGCATCAACATTTGTATATACGTGTAGAAAGTGAGACAAGGTATTTGTGGAAGTGAAACACTGGAAACCTGTTTAACAGTATTCTGAAAGTATAGGTTACCAAGGCAGGAgacctttttttccttcttccttcTTCCATGTCTCCAAATTACAAGGCTACAgtttttcttgaaataaatacAAGACTACAAATGTAAGAAACAAACAGTATGATATAGTGCAACTTCTCTAGTTCTATATAATTAAGCTGATGATGACAAAACCATCCTAATGTTGCTGCATGCTCAAATAAACTCTTCAGTCCTCGGGAACTCAGGATTTTCAGAGCGCACAAATGTGTGCAAGTGTCTAATGGATATGAAACAGCTGAGATCTGACATAAGAATCTCTTTGGCATAAGAATAAATCGAACAGTTTATCATCTGTTCAACATTCCAGAGGACTGCGCCGTGTTCACATAAGTTGCGCTCTTGTTGAACCCGTCAAGTACCATTATTCTAACTGCCTCCAAGCCCCTATGGAAAGCGAAATCaagctgcaaaaaaaaaagacgtaTACCACTTAAAGCACACAGTGATACGGCTAGAAGAGAACCGGaggtaaatatgaaaaaagagGTTTGTTTAAAGCATTCTTTAAAACCtcttcttgttcttttctGTTAAATGGTCGAAGAACAAAATTGGCAGGATCCATCTTCCCAGGTGGGCGTCCAATACCTGCAAGATATCATCACAAGAATACTTTCAGACATGGTAACTGAGGAGAAAATAGGAGAGAAGCGTCATACCAATTCTTAAACGTGGGAACTCACGGTTCTGCTTCAAATGGTTGATAATGCTTCTCATCCTGCGAGTGGTGGAAAAATGGATAGTATACCAAGAGGTTAGCAAGGAAAAAATGTGGGAGAAACTATACAAATGGACAAGCTGATGTTTGCCCAATGCATTTTCTCACAACTAAGCACCTTAGATCAGTTCTTAAATAACAATCGATGATGCAGTGCATTTGCACAGGTACAAAGACGGTACAAATGGTATATGGCAACAAATTAAGAACATACAGTTGCCTAGGTGAAATTCAGAGTACACATCAGTTATCTGCCTCCAAAAGTTACATGTGCAGCCTAAAGTTAGTAAAATACTATTACCTATGTTCcacgttataagattttctagctccCCCTAGAtccatatggatgctaatgaatctggacacatatatacaacatgttgattgatccatggatgaatttaggttTGACCAAaacgtcttataatatggaatggtGGGAGTATAATGCAACAACACCTATAGGTAATGAGTTTCAACCATTTTATAAAAGTAGAAGAGGACTAGAGTACCCATTATGACCGCCATGTCCACCTTTCGGCAGTAGACGCAACTTTGCAAATGGTAAGTCTAGATCATCATACATCTGCAGAgaatataaaatgaatgaagaattaaaatatagcaatcagtggtaaaaaaaaaaagcagcgaCCAGCATCTCAAGAATAACCATTACCACAAGAACTTGATTAAGTGGTATCTTGAAATATGAAACCAACTGCCCAACCTGCATAACTCAGCTTGTCAAATGAAAAGGTAAAAAGAATGGAACAACTAAAAGTTTACAATCTGTATAGTCAAGGTTGTTTGGAATCAGTATACTTACAGACTCACCACTTGCATTCATAAAAGTTTGTGGTTTGGCTAGCATGATAGGGGTATCACCAATACGACCTAAATAATGGCAGTATTGTTTTCTGTTATGAATGTTTGATAGCAATACCTTCAGAATTTCAAACAAGTAATATGCACCTACACATGTTTAATATTCAGGTATAGAGTATCTAAAAACATGTAGCTTTTATTTCTAAGTAGTACTTATAGAACACATAAACATTGTTATGGGCTGAAAAGGTTAATGTGCAAGACTTGAGGAACAAAGTAAAGCTCTGGAGATCATGATCGTGTGGTTTAATAAACACAAAATGTATCAGTTAAAAAGAATTGTACTGATTGTCAATACTACCTTTTCCAACCATTGCCTTAAACTGCATACTGCTGAGAGATATACCCTCAGCTTCTGATATAACATCAATCATCTCAAATCCAACCTGTGAACAATCATGTACGACCTTGATGTCATCAACTCAAATAGAGACATAATGAATTGGTGCATTGACAATTTGTATGTGACCATTTATTCAACAGAATACTTATGTGTAATATCTGTTCCACGAAACGATACTGAAACCATGGAAACTGAATcggacaaaaaaaacattgtataaaCTATAGGTTTCTTAAAATGCAATGCATAATGAATTTCGCTGCCCACAAAGTGAGATCTCCTTTGTAATATATACTATCAACAAACACTTGACTGTATTGAAATGttcttttcaaatttcaaatgcTTTATCCAACATGTGGCCACTGGCATTTGGACACAGTCAGAGACACTGAAACTAAAGCATGACGTTACACAGAACCACAGACTTGCACAATGTGTTTAGTTTGCTAGCACCAAGTTTGCTCCTAGCCTGTTTCTACAGATAATACATACTAGATGACGATAAACCTCCTCCTTCAACAGTCAGAAAGGCTGAAGCTTTATTTTTTCGTGCTAAACAACTACCAGTTCGAGTATTCGACCCTAATAACTACACAATCTAGGATAAATCATAAGCCAGCAAACCCACTGAGCCAAGTTGATAATTTCGAGTATACCCAGTGCGCAAAGTGATAATTTCGAGTATAAACATTCCAGATCAGCCAACTTACGTTGTGGCGAGTGCCTTGGTACACTTTCCCGGGGTTCCCGAGCCCGACGAACAACCACGGCTTCtgcgcgctcgcgccgccgtcgcccgcggccgcggcagcTGACGAGGAGGCCGCTCGGCAGGCGGCTCTAGAGGCGGAGACCGGTAAGCGTCTTGGCATCGCGCGGGGgaaagagaggagggagcaggGGATGCGGGGCGCAGAGGCGCCGGAGAGAAgccgcatcgccgccgccgccgccgtggcccgGGAGGAACCACGGATTGGTGGTCGGTTCGGAAGCAGGGGGGCTTCCCATCGTCTACTCTGATCGAACGGCTACGATTAACGCAGGATTGGATCGCAATGCCATCCACCCGCGCAAGGGTGTAAGTGCACATAAATAGTAGAGGTCTCCTTATGCAAAACTGTAGGGCGATCCAGCGGTGTTCGGTCGAGTTGCACGGGGTACTGtttgtctgaaaaaaaatcaagtagtatatttataaataagatattttataaatattatatatatatatatgttctgaacaatttaaaagctaaggttGTTAAacaaactacgataaaaaaattctaaaatctagttcaaatttaaagttaaaattttaaattttgacttataaatataagcgggAATAAAAAGATGTGGCTTGTAGGCTTCCAGCAGCAAACCTACATATTTATGGTCTATTTAGTATGCTTTAGCTCTAGCCTCATCTCTAGTTTCGTATAAAATGGTAGCGAGGGATTAGAgtgatatgaaaaatataaattgacGTAGACTCTgcttttaaagttaatttggaAGTCGAAGCACTACCAAAAAGACCTTTAATAGATCTCTAGACTGCGAGTTTATCATACTCATCAGTTAGCTTGACATCACAAGTATCAAGGCACGTGTATTATGTATGACATGAATGTCTCATTCAACTATCAGTAGTACGGTGGCCCACGTACATTAAACGGCTAGTATTGTTTTAAATGTTATCATACCTCGGTTCTTCTTTTGATATTgattaagttttatttttaatttgaatttcatatttgtttttctaaatGGTATTTCTACGTGGAATCTCATGTTTCGTAAATTTTTAGTTCTCAATTTGTATTTAGACTTGTGTGTACAAATTATATACGTCAATTGTTTCTCTTAAGTTTACTTacttttaactaaaattttagatgtttcttAAATTATACTTATACATAGATTCTTAAATTATACTTATACATAGACTCTTCGTTCgatattaactattttttaatttttgttaaaaatttggatttttcaaaTTGCACTTAcagtgtgtttggttgctcaTATACCTCTAGACCGGCACATCTCTTTCATCCAAGTTGAGTTCGGCCTGGCTAAGGGGATACACATGCATATGTTTGATTATATACATTGGCATCAGATTCCGTTTGGTTGCTTGCATGAGAAATATAGTCGAAACAtagtttgtttggttggttgcatGAACCAGTGATATGGGTTCCATATATCGAAGTTCAGACTatattaattgaaaaaaatagtgtaaCAAATTTTCAGtgtcaaataataaatacattatatagtatggccgcgttcgggagatgttagataagttaacttaccctggcgcagaaaacgtagtaatagattagtacataattaattaattattaattattaaaaaattataaaatagatcaatatgattttttaaaacaactttcctatagaaattttttaaaaaagtacaccgtttagcagtttaggaagagtgcgcgtggaaaacgagacgggtaagttaacttatcgcTGCCGGGGAACGCTGCCTATATTAGTAAAAACATCTATTCTcggttaagaaaaaaagaaaacaaaaaatcattcTTTGGATCATCATCCTTACGTCACTCCCGTCTCCTCCGTCCCTCTCGCTCACCGGCACCGCCCgcttctcccctctcctccactGTTGGCTACTACCATCCTCTCGCTAGATCTGGCGACAGATGAGTTGGCCTAGGGGTTGTTGACAATGGCGTGCGGGGGGAAGGGGGGTTTGGCCCGGAGGGCTACCAGTGATGGGGTGCGGGAGGTCGGCAATCTGGATTTGGTGCCAACGGGGATGGAGAGGTGATGACAACTGTGTTGCTAGCCCAGAGCaaattgggggggggggggggggcgaagGAGGTGAGGGGACGCGCGACCCCCTCTCCCACCTTGCATCCACGCGCTGCACCAGTGCATCCCTGCACCTACACGCGCCTAGCTCGGACGATGAGGGAACCTCGACCCGAGCGTTGCTCGCTAGCTTGACCAGGGAGGCGATTTGTATGCTCGTAGCCAGGCCCTGGAGGGCATGCAGGCTACCAAACACCCGTCAAATGCATGCACGGGTGCAAGACTAGATTGGTGCATGTAAACAAACACGCCCATAGATAGATTCTTCACTCaattctaaatattttttgatttttaatctgAACTTGAGATTTTATAAACTGTAAATGGATCCTTTTTTACTTGTCtttggttttaattttgaaattgtattttctatcgaattgtattttttattttttttattaatatgtgATTTTCTAGCTCGTATGAACATGATGACTCATTTTCATATTACTTTGGGGGTGTTTGGGACAGGGtagtcccttgtcccatcgaatgtttggatataaatagtaaacgtagactattaataaaaactcatttataatcttggactaattcacgaaacgaatctattgagcctaattagtccataattagcctacgTGAATatactctaattatggattaattaggcttaaaaaatttatcacgtAAATTAACTCTTAtttctgtaattagttttataattagtctacgtttaatatttataataagtatccaaatatccgatgtgacatggggctaaaagtgtatatatatatagcaaaactaatatgtgcacccctcttagaataagctattctatgtCCCTCCCCTCACAAGGCCCAAACCCACCTCCCACCCTCTTCCGAGGGCCCAAAAGCTCTCTCCTGATTTTGTCAAACCACTTTCCCGTTGGTCAAATCTATCCTTTGACCTTTCTCCCCACCCCACCTTTGTCCAGTCTCGTCTATCTGaaaaatgcagtaacacgaaggcaaaaatacagtaacaagcCTTATAAAATGTAGTAACAATACCATGACAAATCTAGTTTTTAaaatcacaattttttaaCCACGGTAGTGAAAacggtttttaaaaataatataagacacatgagatattaCTCTCTAAAGATTAGGAATACAACATTTTAGCTCTCCTACATGTATTAGTTGTATTATAGTATTTTAGCTCTCCCACATGTATTAGTTGTattatagtagtagtagtatatgaTCACAACtcatgttactgcacttcGATCATAATGTTACTATACTTGTATCATGACATTACTataattgtgcagtaacaacgcacgtgttactgcacttatatCACTATGTTACTGCAATTATACGgtaacaatacacatattttacagTAACATGACATGATAGCATTACTGCAGCTATTGTCATAGCATTACtgtatactaatacaaattctatagatatttcttaagatttcaaactttaaacaactttatctctcagctcatatattattttttaaaaagtttataccacattgttagaaaaaaaagtgctttaaaaaagtagatccctcatGAGTATGTTTCGACATTGTTgtcgtgttactgtatttttaccttcgtgttactgcagaATTCCTGTGAGACGAGGTGTGGGTTTAGATAAGCATGAGGGAAAGCCCATAAGGGGGTTGACCCACGAGGGGAACTTTTTGATCAACTTTTAATTGAGGTAGAGATGACTTTTGGGCCGAGAAAAAGGTATGGGAGATGGGATGGGCCTTAGAAGGCATTGAAAGGTTGGGggtgtagaatagcttatactaaggGGTACACGTATTAGTCTTGCTATATATAGGAAGCCTCTTTCCTattaccaggtgtagctactcccttcacgtctaagatacagaaacacctctatacatatttcttctctcttccaacagaaagtacaaactctatacatgtagttatattattcatatgagatttaataaTGTCCATACTTTCTGTTAGGTGGGAGCAgaaatagttatgaaaatatttttcatcatggacgtGTAGCGAGTAGGTatacctggtagtaggatctaattttcatatatatatatatatataatatttcatcaTGGAAAGAATGAACAATTTACACATGAATAGCAAAAGACTTTGAATTGACCAAAGTAGCATGACATTCTGCAGTTCTCTCAGGAGAAAATGGGATATCTGCGCATTGCACACTGATTGCCAAGACGGATGTTCCGTGACAGCCTGTAACGTTCTCACATGCATTCTCAGGCCGTGTTTGGCGTGAGGGATAATGTAATTTATTCCTgccacgaaaaacatagtaataaattaatacatgattaattaattattaattattaaaaaaaataaatagattaatatgattttttaaataatttttctatagaaaatttttataaaaaatacaccgtttagtagttcggaaagtGTGCGTGTGGAAAAAGAGGGATAAGATAACTAACTTGCCATCAGTTATACCATCAGTTAGCGCGGGAGCCCTCCGTGACAGAGTCATAGATTACTCCCGTCCCTCTCAGCAAGACATCGATCGTACAGAGTCTAGACCTGGGATGTCCTGCCAATTAGGCGAAACCCTTTCAATTCCCTAATCAACATTCCAACCCATCAACTGGTTCTTTTTGACTCCCACACGTATTCAGGGTTTCACACTGATGGTCGATGCCGTCAAGTGCATCAGAGATAGCAAAGTGTTTCAAATATGAGCGTGTGTGGTCATGCAATTATATGCTTCTTTCCTGTCCAGTCGCTTTAGTTTCTTGCTGGACGTGACGAGAGGCGTCTAACACAGGGAATCGTTCTCTTGTTTTCCAGCAAGAACGTGTCCAGTGGGGGATCTACCTCCAGTCAGCTCCTGGAGAAATGGTAGACAAGGCTGCGCAGCAACAGATCTAATACtattagtagtcaaatctttggaaGCATTAACAAGTCTCTTGTCAAGACTCAACGGTTTACATCGGTTCGTAGTTGCGCAGTTACAActatttataacctaaaatttaataaattttagaacttaatttaattttttggttttcacCATAATGttttataactttatttttaaatcattatggatatatatatatatatatataaaagttttacctatattatttttcgtttataaaaatatatttttattttttcttctaaaaagcgaaacgatgggggccatgtttttttctcgCTTGTTGCTGGGGCGTAGGGTTCGAAGTTGTATATCCAAATTCAAGGTTTCCTTGGTTAAGTACCAAT
This is a stretch of genomic DNA from Oryza brachyantha chromosome 1, ObraRS2, whole genome shotgun sequence. It encodes these proteins:
- the LOC102714593 gene encoding threonine synthase, chloroplastic-like, translating into MATPAAAAASSLSLLFAHPHSHRSSRPRPSTGGSHLRRPLRAAAHRARCASDAGAASTTATKHRRPAEENIREEAARLRGPGHDFSAWYVPFPPTPDDSPDERYSLDEVVYRSSSGGLLDVCHDMEALARFPGSYWRDLFDSRVGRTAWPYGSGVWSKKEFVLPEIDSDHIVSLFEGNSNLFWAERLGREHLGGMTDLWVKHCGISHTGSFKDLGMTVLVSQVNRLRRAPLSRPINGVGCASTGDTSAALSAYCAAAGIPAIVFLPADRISLQQLIQPIANGATVLSLDTDFDGCMRLIREVTAELPIYLANSLNSLRLEGQKTAAIEILQQFDWQVPDWVIVPGGNLGNIYAFYKGFEMCRVLGLVDRVPRLVCAQAANANPLYRFYKSGWTDFQPLVADTTFASAIQIGDPVSVDRAVVALKATDGIVEEATEEELMDAMSLADRTGMFACPHTGVALAALFKLRDQRIIGPNDRTVVVSTAHGLKFTQSKIDYHDRNIKDMLCQYANPPINVKADFASVMDVLHNKLNGKI
- the LOC102714325 gene encoding peptidyl-tRNA hydrolase, mitochondrial, which translates into the protein MRLLSGASAPRIPCSLLSFPRAMPRRLPVSASRAACRAASSSAAAAAGDGGASAQKPWLFVGLGNPGKVYQGTRHNVGFEMIDVISEAEGISLSSMQFKAMVGKGRIGDTPIMLAKPQTFMNASGESVGQLVSYFKIPLNQVLVMYDDLDLPFAKLRLLPKGGHGGHNGMRSIINHLKQNREFPRLRIGIGRPPGKMDPANFVLRPFNRKEQEELDFAFHRGLEAVRIMVLDGFNKSATYVNTAQSSGMLNR